The Methanosarcina acetivorans C2A genome includes the window TAGTGACCCTGCTCAGGCAATATCTTATTTTGAAAAAACTCTGAAAGCCACCGAAAATTCCGAAGAATTCCCCCCGGAAATGAGAGAGGAACTGAAAAGAAATATGGACCTTCTAACAAGCCTTCTCCTTGAAGAAGCTACTGAGAAAGTTGAAGAGAAAGCCACTGAAAGCAAAAAAGGCAAAAAGACATGCAAAAGCGGCAAAAAAATTTCAAAGAAGAGTTTTGAGAACAAAGCCGATTCTTAAAAAGCATCTATATAAGAAGATGCAGTTGCCGCAGAGAAGTTCGCTGCGGCTTCCTGTTCTCATAAAGTTGGAAGAGCGTCAGAAAGGAAGAAAAGGAAGAACGATCACAGCTAAAGATCAGAAATTCAAGAGCCATCTCCACAGCGGGATTATGCTTATTTTTTTGCCTTCGATGATTTCCTCGGATTCGATATCCTCGCTTATGACATAACCGTGAGAAAGTTCAAAGGCTGTGAGAAATTTTAGCAGGCCTTTGAGGTCTCTTTTCCGGATGCTGCTTCTATATTTGCATTCGATGGGCAGAATCTCACCATCCCGGACAAGTATGCAGTCAACTTCGTCTTTTCCGCTTCGCCAGAAGAATTTTGCTCCGGAACTGCTGACCACGAGGTTTTCAACGACTCTTCCGAATTCCGGTTCTTCCCAGAGGTCCACTACAAGACTCGGGCTTGTCAGGTAAAGCCGCTTTGTCTTTTTTTCACTTGTGAGAAGGTTTCTGGAGAAGTTATAGCATTTTTGCAGGAGAAAACCCCTTTCAAGATAGGAGATATACTTTGTAAGAGTTACCCTGCTTATGCCGAGATCATTGGCAAAAGCTTCGTAATCGGTAATCATGCCGGGGTTTGAAGCTACAATATAGAGGATGCGTTTTAGCAGGTCTTCGTATTCTATCGGGAAAATTTTTGGCAGATCTTCATAGACAGCCTTGTTGACAATTGAATCTACATAAAGGTGGATAAAGCCTTCATCTGCAGTTACGAGTTCCGGAAACTGTCGCCTTACGTACAGCAGAACCTGCTCTTTTACCAATTCCTTGAAAAACTCAGGCTTTTCAGCCAGTTCTCCTTCCCCTTTCAACACAAGGAATTCCCTGAAGCTCAAAACCGGCAGGTGAAAAAGAAAAATCCTTCCAGCAAGGGATTCTTCAGCCTTCTGTTTAAGAAAAAGCGAGGAAGACCCTGAAATGAAAAACTTGAGGTCAGGAAAACTATCGTAATAATATTTCAACTGTTCCTGCCAGCCTTCAAGCTTCTGTACCTCATCAAGGAAGATGTAAAGCTTCCCCCCGTTTCCCGCCTTTGCAAGCTCTACCCCGAGCCTTGCCTGATACTCGCTTATAACTTCTTCAAGGGAAGCCCCAACCTCATCAAACGAAAAATAAAGAATCCTCTCCCTTTTCACTCCATTTTCGACAAGATAATCTATGAGCTGCTTTAAAAGTACAGTCTTTCCCGTCCGCCTGAGCCCTACAACTCCCACAACCGGCCTTACATCCGCATATCTCACAAGCTCTTCAAAAAGCCCCCTCTTCACATCATATCCATAACTGAAGCCCTCCCTCCAGTGAAAATTATATTTTGCGAGATTGATCATGTTTTAGCCCCCAGGGAAATTCTCTGTAGGAGATATTTTTCTGCGGTAGAATGGTCTGGCTGAATGCCCCATCGTATTTTGTATTATATGTTAATTCTAATTATCATATTTTTCGATTTTACGTTAATTTCGATTAACATATTCTTCAATTATGCCAGCCCATGCGTAAAATTACTGCATAAAATGCCCGTGAATAATTCAGGGAATATGCAATAATTCCGCTGCCAGCACATTAATAAAAACCCAAAATTTATAGAAAAAGAAGATATTTACTAATATCTGTAACCCGCAAAACCATATTCACCTTACCGGGTCGTTCTTGTCCCGCCCGAGTTTCGCTTCGGGAGCACGAGGTCCTTTTCGCTGCGTTCAAGAGGACTGAATCACTAATATCTAGGCCCTTACAACCATATTCACCTTACCAGGTCGTTCTTTCCCGCTCGCCTGCGAGCGGCCTTGCCGATAATATCATTTCAGATGCAAAAAAGCTGGACAATGTAGAAGTAAAGAAGAATGACATTCTGTTTAACATCACTGGAAATTCTATTTGTAGATGTTGTATCGTTCCTGGTTCAATTTTGCCGGCAAGAGTTAATCAGCACGTTTCAATAATTAGAACAAACATTAGAACAAACACTAAACTGTATTATAAATTTCTTTATTGCTACTTATGTTTAAAGAGAACAAAAGAAGCTTTACTTTCCTTCGATGCAGATGGTACGAGAAAAGCAATCACCAAAGGGAATCTCGAAAAATTAGTGCTTCCTTTACCAAGCTATACAGAGCAAACCCAAATTGGAGATTTTATTGGGCTAGTAAATGACAAAATCGACCTCAACAACCAGATGAACTCCACACTCGAACAAATCGCCCAGACCCTTTTCAAACGCTGGTTCATCGATTTTGAGTTCCCGGATGAAAACGGAAACCCTTACAAATCAAGGGAAGGCAAAGAGTACCGAATGACTGTTTTGATCAACTGTTGATATGTATCCCACCTGAGAAAATTATTGGAGAATTCGATAGAATCATAGTTGAATTGTTTGAAATGATAGAAAACAACTCGAAAGAATCCATACGTTTAAAAGAAATTCGTGATTCTCTTCTTCCCAAACTCATGTCAGGAAAAATTCGTGTTAAGAATTAAATAAGTTCAGGGTGGAATGGTTTAGTTCAGCGTTTTCTTTTTTTTTACGGGAAAGACCGCTCTCCTGCGTCGAGCGGGACAAGAATGCCCCGGTAAGGTGAATATGGTTGTAAGGGCCTAGATATTAGTAACTCGGTCCTCTTGAACGCAGCTCACTTCTTCCCATAAATAGCCTGCTTGAGCGGAGCGAAACAGACCGCGTACTCCCGAGGCGCAATTCGGGAAGGACAGTGCACTGCAGAGCCGCAAATCTGCCGAGACACGTTAAAGAAAGCTAATATGGTCCTCTGTTTTTCCAAAAATCGTTTCTTTAAAACCGCCTGCCGGATTTGAATTCAAATCAGTTCTTTTGCCGGCTCCGATTTATTTAATGAGTTTTTGAAAGCGGTAGACTGCACCGCTAACAGAAAAAGTATATTAAAACAGCTATTCACACTTTTCATTCATGATCCCTATTTAAAGCTGGAGAAGGATATAGATAGATCATCGCAATATTCGTTTCCGAAGTTCTATATTTATGGGATCAAGGTTCCAATTTTTAGCTTCAAGAACTTCTTCTCCTATCAGGAGAGTTCTATTTTTAGCTTCAAACTTCTTTTTTTTGGCTTCAAGCTTCTCTTTTTTGGCTTCAAGCTTCTCTTTTTTGGCTTCAAGTTCTTCGATGTAAGAAACAACAGCCGCCGGGTTTGACCGGATAAGATTGAGAATTTCTTCATTTTTCATAAACAGCTCCCCTAAATTTTGTTTTATAATACTCAATATGAGGAAGGCGATAATTGGACTTACATGAAATATAAGTTAGAAATAGGTAATGGTAGGAATAGACAATAGCCATACCGGAAGCTCGATCAAAGAAACACAAAAACGTAGCATTGGACTACCAAGCTGCCAGCACCGATCAAGGTTAGTACTAATTTAGATCAGTATTTTGAAATACCAATAATATGGGAAATCGCCAGTACATCTCAGAAGCTTTAAAACTCCCCTGAAAACCGGGGATGAACGGGCCCTCCAGTTAGGGGATTCCAGATATTGCCGTTTATCCCTATAGCAAGATAAACAGTCCATCCCACTCTGGCTTTTGAGCTGATTTTCTCAGAAACAATTACAGGGCATATAGTCTGGCCTAGTGTATAGTACTCATAAAGCCAGAGTTTTCCGGGCTCAATTTTTTCAATCTTGAAATAGCCTGAGAGTCTTTTGGTGTATGTTTTTAAAGGTTGAGATTCGATGTATTCGAAGAGGAGGAGGGCAAGTTCTTTAGCTGCAGGGACATCAGCCTTGAGTTCCTGGACATCTTTTTGGGTTACCTCGTAGATTTCATCATTCATGTAGCTATTTGCATGCATCCATTTAACCAGATCAGAGGTGACGCGACATTAAGGCTCATGGCCGCAGAACTTGTAAAAATCATCAGGCAAAATGCAGGTGTTGACTGGACCCTCAGGAAAAACATCCAGGCTAAGATGAGAGTTAGTGTAAAAAGGCTGTTAAAAAAGTACGGTTATCCCCCGGACATGCAGAAGCTTGCTACTGAAAACATCCTCAAGCAGGCTGAACTGCTCTGCAGGGACGTAGGCCTTTCAGTAGCATAAACTTAGATTAACTATTTTCAAAAAAGAGACTCGAAGTGGCATTTTACCCTTTTTGTTTTTTCTCATCGCTAACCAGGTTGCCGTCTTCGAGAGTTATTACTCTATCAACATACTCGGTATGCCAAGGTTCGTGTGTTACCATTACGATTGTCTGGCCATATTTTTCATTCAATTCTTTGAAAACATCCAGTACCTGTTTTGAGTTACTGGTGTCCAGGTTTGCACATGGCTCGTCAGCAAACAATATGTCAGGCTTTTTTGCTATGGCTCTTGCGATTGCCACTCTTTGCTTTTCCCCGCCGGATAATTCATCAGGAACCCTATTGTGTTTTCCTTTCAGGCCAACCTTATCCAGTGCTTCAAGAGCGGTTTTATAGGATTCCTTCCTTGATTTTCCTTCCATCATGGAAAGCACGTAAACATTTTCTGCAGCACTCATTTCATTGATGAGTGCATAATCCTGAAAGACATAACCAACCTGCGTTAGCCTGTAATAACTTCTTTCGGCTTCAGGCAAGCTGGAAACCTGCAATCCCCGAATGGTGTATTCTCCATCCGTTGCGTCGTCCAGTAATGCCAGTATCCTCAGGAGAGTCGTTTTTCCGCTTCCGGATGCGCCCATTATCGCTACAAATTCCCCTTTCTTTATTTCGAATGAAACACCCCTGAGAGCCTTGACAGCTGTTTCCCCTGTTCCGTAATACCTTTTCAGGTCCTTTACTATGATCATTTTTATCGTCCCCATATGGCTTTGAGTATGCTCTCTCTTGACACACTCCAGGCAGGGAGTACTCCGGCCATCACTGATAGTATAAGCATGGTAAATATGCTTTGAATAAGTAGCATAGGATCTATCTGGGGTCTTATTTCCATGGTTTCGTAGAATATTACCGGGTTCGCCTGGAAGTAGAACATGAGCGCAAAGTATAGTATTAATCCTGTGAATATTCCTAAGGAAACATAGAACATGCTAAGGAACGCATAGGACAATACTATTGATCCCGGAGTAATGCCTACTGCTTTTAAAATACCGATCTCTTTTTTCCTATTAAGTACGTTAATATAGATGATTATAAGTACGAGTGCTGCTCCTACGACCAAACTCACAAACTTTGACATGGTATCTATAGCACCCATGCTTTGCATTGCCTGCTTTATGAGAGCTTCTGACTTATCAGCCCATGTGAAGACCTGCTCATTCACGCCTGCTTCTCTGATTTTATCCTGTATCCGGGCTTCGCCCCCTTGATTGTCAACCCTTACGACTACACTGGTAGCTTTACTTCCTTCCAGGCCATAGACTTCCTCTATTTCCTTGTAGTGGACTAAAGCATTAAGGTCAACAAGTTCAAACGTGCCTTCCATTATGCCTTTCACTTTATAGGTTCTCTTCACACCATTGCTGTATGTCACATCAACAAGCGATCCCGGTCTTACTTCACCCAGGTTATCATAGATTTCCGATCCAAAACCTGTACCTGCGATCATAGCCCCAATGATAATCTCGTCCCGGGAGAGATCTCCTAAGAAATCTCCTTCACTGATAATGTAGGGATATCTTGAAACTTCATGCTCTTCCGTAGGAAGCAACCCTGTTACAGTTACTCCTACCACTTTCTGTTTATGCTCAATAGATGCTCCCACATCCAGTCTTTTTGTTGCAGCTCTCACACCTTCGACTGCCCTGACTTTCTGCAAAACGTTATCGGCATTGTTAATGTAAGTGTTGTCGCCTGTAGGTTCTATTACAATATCCCCATAAGCGTAGTCCTGCATAAATCCGGTAAATAGGACTGTCATTCCTCCTATCATTGACGGGAGGAATACTAAGTTCATATAGATGAGTGAGAGAACAAAAACTATGAACATCAGTGTTTTTTTGTTTCCTCTTTTTATACTGAAATATGCAATGAGGGCTCCCACCCTGATGTCGTTAATCATACTGGAGACCTCTCATTCTTCTTTGTTGTCAGGATGGTTACCGCTGCCTTCCATTAACTGCCTGATTACCTCATCTTTTGATTTTTTCGTCCTATAATTAATGTATATTAGTCCTCCAATAACTGCTAATACCAGCAATACAATTGCAGCTCTTCCTGCTCCACCATTAGTTTCCAAAACTATAAGATTGATTTTCGTTTCAATCTGTTCTTCTCCAAAATCATCACTATACGTTATGGTTACAGGAATTTCGTATTCCCCTGATTGATCAGCTATAAAAGTAATTACCGCAGGCCCGTCTTCATTCGGATCAAGAGTTCCTATAAAGGATTCTTTTAATCCCTTGAACGGATGGTCAGCATAGGCTCTTATTGAGTTTATTGTTCTGTCACCGGAGTTTTCGATCCTCATAGTCAATTCTACTGTGTCACCCATATAAGGAAGAACAGGATCAACCTTTACAGATGCGAGGTTCAAAGTTCCTTTTTTGTCAAGCACAGTTATGTTAATGTCATATTCGTCTTTTTGTTTGCCAAAATCATCTTCATACTCTATAATGACAGGGATTTCAAACTCTCCTGACCTGTTTGCCTTGAACTTGAATAATGCAGTTTGACTTTCATTTAAGCCAAGAGTTCCGATTGAAGAAGTTTTAATTCCCTTAAACTCATGATCCAAATTAACTGATACAGATTTTGCTATCGCTTCCCCATAATTTTCTATGCCTAACCTTAAGTCAACTGTATCGCCCTCATAGATATATTCTGGACTTGTTTCGACAGAAGAGATCCTTGGTTCAGCGTCTTCGCCTATCACTCTTATTTCAACTTCATAATATTTTTCCGTATCAACGGGTTCATTTGCATATGTTAATTTCATTTTTATAAGATGAGGACCGGGTTTAGCATCAGGAGTTGTTCTCATGTGATATATCAGGTACCTTTCACTTGTACTATAAGTTAATTTTGAAACTTTAGTAACTAAATTTTCAGTAACTATTATATCTGAGGGGATGCTGATTATCTCAAAAGTAACATCTTCAGGAGTTTTAGTACCGCAGCTCTCAAGATTAATTCCCAGAGTGAATTCTTCATCGACACCTATTGAACTGGGACTTATTTCCTGTAATTCTGCGTTTACGCATGCATAACTAGAAATTTCTGCTTCAACAATAGAAATTCCTGTTAAGCTGATTGTAAAAACTAATAAAAACAAATATGTTAGCTTTGTACTCTGGCTCATTTTTTATTCACCTCGGTCTGGATTTTTTCTGTAAATTCGACAAGGCTTTTAAAAATTAAATCTAATGAAATCATTTGCTGATAATAATATTCGATTATTTTGAGCAGTTCTTCAGAGCCCTCGTCGTTACTGTTTTTACATCTCTCAGTTACTATTTTTACATCTCTCAATTATTGCGGAAGCTCTTTAATCACAGGGATGATCATGAGTTCATTCTTGGATTTTACTGCGTTGATTATCATTCTCAACATCCTTATTTCCCATATTTTAAGCGCATAATTCAACATCAGGGAACTTTATGCGCCTAAGGATGTGGAACGTAAGTAATAACGCTCATGAATTGTCGGCTTCTCCCATTCATGTGTCAGCTTCAGATGATATTTGTGAATAGATGCACCCTTGCCCGGCCCCTCAAAAGCGATGATTTCATAGCCCCTTTTTATCAGGTAGCGATAAACACTGTGAAAATCTTCCATGCACGAATCGTATCCGCCGTGAATGACAAGGACACCTTTTTTATTGCCTGAGGCCGGGATCCGCAATGCGGGGAGATATGCACTCTCATACGGAATCAGATGCTTTTCTAAAGAAGTACCCTTGACTGTCTTGTAGTACATCTCCTGAAATTTATTGTAGAGAATCTCTTTATCAGGATCAATATGAGGGATTGAAATTCTGCAATTTGATAATAAAACGCTGCATTACACAATCGACTTTCCGATTCCGCCCGCCTGCCAAGTTCTACGAACCAGCATTTCCAGTCTGTAGCGTTTTTAATTCTTGTGCCAGCCCGTTTTGCGTCGTTATAACTTAGGTAACCCAAGTTGTACCATGCGTTGATTCGAAAATTCAAGTGTAAGTTGTCGTTGAAGTTTTCAAACCCTACTTAAAAATCAAGATCATTCATACAGAAACCTCTTTTTGGTTGCAAGTCTTTGTCTGAAAGCCTAATACGTTTTATATTGGAAATCCATTCACAGTCTTTGACTTTTATGAAATTCTGCTTGTTCTTCCTTTTTCTTTTAAGACAGCCCTCCTAACGAATCATTAACTAACTACCCAGTTAGTCGAATTTAGAAAAAATATACAATTAAGTTATCAAATGAGCTGCAAGATGCGTCTTTTTAAATGATTGATAAAACTTTTCACGTAATTCTTCTTCACTAATGTTGTAGAACCTCTCCCATTCGTCCTTATATAATGCATAACTAAATAAGGGCATTAAGCCCGTAAAAAATTCTGTTATCAACAATTCCTGTTTATCGACTGGAAAACTAAGCCCTTTGGCTTCATATGCTTTGCGAATATTCTCCATCTCTGAATCAATAATTAAATTTCCAACCTTCATAACAATTGAAATATTTGATGCAGATTTCGTGGACTCTGCAATGGCAACTTTAATGATTTTTCTTTTTTCTATTATGAAATTCATGTATTTATTAAATAGATCTCTGTAACTATCTTCTTGCCCGATATCAGAAGATCTTTCTACACTTTTAATCAAGATTTTTTTTACATCTTCAACCAGAGAGGTAAAAAGTGTATCCAATATTTCATCTTTGCTTTTAAAATAATAATATATAAGAGCCTTGTTCACACATGCCTTTTTTGCAATATCGTCCACTCTGGCTCCATCAAAACCCACTTCGGAGAAGATTTCTTCAGCTACCAAAAGTATTTTAGTCCTTTTTTCTACAGCGTCTCTTTTATTCTTAACATCTCCTTTACTTCGCATGTAACTAACTACTTAGTTAATTACATATATAATTTCTGTTTGCACTTTGCACTGAACTATTATGGAAGAGATCAGCGAGAGGGTAGATTTAGGATTTCTCAATAAAATGAAAAAGATCCTGTCAAAAACAAAATTTTATTTCCTTGATTTTATCTGTAAATTTTCCCTCTGACCACCATCAATTCCTCAAATGAAACCTTTTTTCTCCGAACAACATCGACCTCGAATCCCAATCTCTCCATCCTTTCCTTCACTGCTTCAGGCCCGGTAATTGAAGAAATCAGCACCAGAATTTTTCCTCCTGGTTTCAGGTAGTTTCTGACCTCGTCCAAAAACCGGTCAAGGGTTTCCCGCCCGCTGGCTCCGCCGTCAAAAGCATAATTTAGCCAGCCTGGGACTTTCTCTTCTTCGGAAGTGGGGAGGTAGGGCGGGTTGAAGAGGATGAGGTCAAAGGAAGTTTTCGAACTTCCCGGTTTCAGACCCCCTGAAAAGGTCGGTGCGGATTACCTCAATCCCGTTTGCTTTTGCACAGAGAGCGACATGCGGGTTGATCTCGATTGCAAGCACGCGGATGTCCTTAACATTTGCCCTGAGCACGGCTGAGACGAAAACCGAGCCTACCCCGATTTCAAGGATACGCATGCCCGGCTATGCCTCTTCAAGGGCTGTGTCCGCAAGCAGGAAGGAGTCTTCCGCAGGCTCGTAGACAAGGTCTGAGGCTCCGAGTTTGATCCGGGTATTTTTGTATTCTATTTGTATCCCCTTCAAATTGAGTGGACGTGTGTGTCTTTTAACTCAATGAGCTTTTCTCTCTAATTAGTTGAACCAGAGATGGCATTTCTAATTTATTGCTCACTCTGTCACATATATATTTATATGCACTTACGCTCAGTTTCTTTGCTGTCTGAACAATCGTCATGAATGTATCGTTTGCCTTTGTTCCTTCATCTGTTATTGTTTGAAGGCTCACATCTCATTTTCTTACCTTTGCTCTTGCCGCCAGTTCCGCTGCATTATTATGCAACGGAACCTCCGGTAAAAGCAGTACCTTCAATAAATGTTCCTTATTCTCTTTTGTCTTACCGATTCTTTCATCCAGCTGTTCATATCCTGTTATAGTCGAAAACAATTGGTCAAACTTAGTTGATAATTGCTCCACTACCCCTGAATCTGGTTTTATTCTAAACTCAGATAGTTCCCCATAAAATTCCCAGTACCTTTCCAGAAAAGCTTCCAGCTTTTCTTTATAATATGGTACTATTGGTCTCAATTTCTTGTAGTTTCTACCTCATGAATCCATCACAGAGCATGATGAGATGCGATCTGCTTGAATTGACGTGCATCATCACTCAGAAGTGTGATAACCACAGGTATGTCTGCACTTTGATGATATGCCGCAATCGCACAGGCTTCAAGAACTTTTTCTTAGTAGTTTTATATCTATTAAGCGAGAAAACACAATCCAGTTTTCGATGCATTTCTTCGTCACTGAATAT containing:
- a CDS encoding ATP-binding protein translates to MINLAKYNFHWREGFSYGYDVKRGLFEELVRYADVRPVVGVVGLRRTGKTVLLKQLIDYLVENGVKRERILYFSFDEVGASLEEVISEYQARLGVELAKAGNGGKLYIFLDEVQKLEGWQEQLKYYYDSFPDLKFFISGSSSLFLKQKAEESLAGRIFLFHLPVLSFREFLVLKGEGELAEKPEFFKELVKEQVLLYVRRQFPELVTADEGFIHLYVDSIVNKAVYEDLPKIFPIEYEDLLKRILYIVASNPGMITDYEAFANDLGISRVTLTKYISYLERGFLLQKCYNFSRNLLTSEKKTKRLYLTSPSLVVDLWEEPEFGRVVENLVVSSSGAKFFWRSGKDEVDCILVRDGEILPIECKYRSSIRKRDLKGLLKFLTAFELSHGYVISEDIESEEIIEGKKISIIPLWRWLLNF
- a CDS encoding restriction endonuclease subunit S, producing the protein MSDAKKLDNVEVKKNDILFNITGNSICRCCIVPGSILPARVNQHVSIIRTNIRTNTKLYYKFLYCYLCLKRTKEALLSFDADGTRKAITKGNLEKLVLPLPSYTEQTQIGDFIGLVNDKIDLNNQMNSTLEQIAQTLFKRWFIDFEFPDENGNPYKSREGKEYRMTVLINC
- a CDS encoding type I restriction enzyme endonuclease domain-containing protein, whose product is MHPFNQIRGDATLRLMAAELVKIIRQNAGVDWTLRKNIQAKMRVSVKRLLKKYGYPPDMQKLATENILKQAELLCRDVGLSVA
- a CDS encoding ABC transporter ATP-binding protein, which gives rise to MIIVKDLKRYYGTGETAVKALRGVSFEIKKGEFVAIMGASGSGKTTLLRILALLDDATDGEYTIRGLQVSSLPEAERSYYRLTQVGYVFQDYALINEMSAAENVYVLSMMEGKSRKESYKTALEALDKVGLKGKHNRVPDELSGGEKQRVAIARAIAKKPDILFADEPCANLDTSNSKQVLDVFKELNEKYGQTIVMVTHEPWHTEYVDRVITLEDGNLVSDEKKQKG
- a CDS encoding ABC transporter permease; protein product: MINDIRVGALIAYFSIKRGNKKTLMFIVFVLSLIYMNLVFLPSMIGGMTVLFTGFMQDYAYGDIVIEPTGDNTYINNADNVLQKVRAVEGVRAATKRLDVGASIEHKQKVVGVTVTGLLPTEEHEVSRYPYIISEGDFLGDLSRDEIIIGAMIAGTGFGSEIYDNLGEVRPGSLVDVTYSNGVKRTYKVKGIMEGTFELVDLNALVHYKEIEEVYGLEGSKATSVVVRVDNQGGEARIQDKIREAGVNEQVFTWADKSEALIKQAMQSMGAIDTMSKFVSLVVGAALVLIIIYINVLNRKKEIGILKAVGITPGSIVLSYAFLSMFYVSLGIFTGLILYFALMFYFQANPVIFYETMEIRPQIDPMLLIQSIFTMLILSVMAGVLPAWSVSRESILKAIWGR
- a CDS encoding COG1361 S-layer family protein; this encodes MSQSTKLTYLFLLVFTISLTGISIVEAEISSYACVNAELQEISPSSIGVDEEFTLGINLESCGTKTPEDVTFEIISIPSDIIVTENLVTKVSKLTYSTSERYLIYHMRTTPDAKPGPHLIKMKLTYANEPVDTEKYYEVEIRVIGEDAEPRISSVETSPEYIYEGDTVDLRLGIENYGEAIAKSVSVNLDHEFKGIKTSSIGTLGLNESQTALFKFKANRSGEFEIPVIIEYEDDFGKQKDEYDINITVLDKKGTLNLASVKVDPVLPYMGDTVELTMRIENSGDRTINSIRAYADHPFKGLKESFIGTLDPNEDGPAVITFIADQSGEYEIPVTITYSDDFGEEQIETKINLIVLETNGGAGRAAIVLLVLAVIGGLIYINYRTKKSKDEVIRQLMEGSGNHPDNKEE
- a CDS encoding TetR/AcrR family transcriptional regulator, whose amino-acid sequence is MRSKGDVKNKRDAVEKRTKILLVAEEIFSEVGFDGARVDDIAKKACVNKALIYYYFKSKDEILDTLFTSLVEDVKKILIKSVERSSDIGQEDSYRDLFNKYMNFIIEKRKIIKVAIAESTKSASNISIVMKVGNLIIDSEMENIRKAYEAKGLSFPVDKQELLITEFFTGLMPLFSYALYKDEWERFYNISEEELREKFYQSFKKTHLAAHLIT